Proteins encoded by one window of Fischerella sp. PCC 9605:
- a CDS encoding response regulator, producing the protein MVSNTPENHHLNSDRKDFQPLDGLQILVVDDDIDNCVLTSFLLEGYGVQVITAASALEALELIKQLEPHLLIVDIAMPEVDGYSLISKVRNFHEPLRKIPAIAVTAIDAQEESGFALKYGFQAYLTKPVDPTDLVTEIVKLVH; encoded by the coding sequence ATGGTATCAAATACTCCTGAAAATCATCATCTTAATAGTGATAGAAAGGATTTTCAGCCTTTGGATGGGTTGCAAATACTTGTAGTTGATGACGATATTGATAACTGTGTCTTAACTAGCTTTCTTCTTGAAGGTTATGGTGTTCAAGTGATAACAGCAGCATCAGCCCTAGAAGCTTTAGAGCTAATAAAACAACTGGAACCGCATCTTTTGATTGTTGATATCGCTATGCCAGAAGTTGACGGGTATTCTTTAATTAGCAAAGTCAGAAATTTTCACGAGCCGCTGAGAAAAATTCCAGCTATTGCTGTAACGGCTATAGACGCGCAAGAAGAGAGCGGCTTTGCTCTCAAATATGGTTTTCAAGCTTACTTAACTAAGCCTGTAGATCCTACAGATTTAGTCACAGAAATAGTTAAACTCGTTCACTAG